In Rhodamnia argentea isolate NSW1041297 chromosome 1, ASM2092103v1, whole genome shotgun sequence, the genomic window AAGCGATTGAGATCGATCATGGGGATTTGGTCATCGCCCGAAAGATATAGTGAACCAGTTTTATTAGAGCAATTgcaataaaaggtttagttaATTAATCTGCTTTGTTTGCTCCTAAGAGGTTGCTTTGAAGCACATTTGCAAGAATCAATAGGGATAGAACGCCGATCCCGGTTCATCCTCGGAAATGATGGATTTTGGGCGGTTCCTTAGTTCATATTATCGGTGCTTGCAATAACCGGTTCAATTTTCGAATTCTTGTGCAGGATTGAATCGGGTCGAACTGAAATATTATTTTGCTCTTGGAAGGATATAGGGAGAATGTTAGGATTCGGTGCATCATTACAATAAAATAAAGCGTACAAGCAAGAAAGAGATACCAAGACACACAAGGTTTTATCCCGGTTCATTGTTTAACTAAGGCTACGACTAGCAGAgtattctactataattagtaTCTCGCACCTCTTGTTACACCAATCAATTATAAATCCGAGCACTTGACAAGGTTTATGTACCTGTCGGTGGGGAGTATTAACAGGGAGCCGCTAGCTTAACAGTCTCGATAGTACCGTCAGTATCGTCGGTTATTTCTAGCCACACaatctctcaattaatgagtgctttatgctaAACACTCAGAAATAATGTGTGAATTTACGATTAAGAGTGTACCGTCTTTAAATCTATTgtcataagagagagagagagagagagagagagggcacgGGCAAAGAGAGGAGTGGCTCGCCGTGGAGAGGGGGAAGATGAGCACGATCCTCAAAGGCGAATCTGGAGATGATGGAGCAATGGGAAAGCAGGAATTCAAACCCGCTCTGCACGCTTGCCTagaaaattgttattttataCAAATAATTGAGGGGAAAAAGCAGGAAAAAAATGGAGCGACAAATCgtgcaaaagtgaaatttgCCTAGGGAAAAATGTTTCTGTGGGTCCCACGAAGATTTAAAAGGAAGTAGGATGGGTAAGTTCCCCGATCCTTGTTTGTGTGAATAAAATAGTAAAACATCTGAAGAATAAATAGGAAAGGTCGCAGGCAGCCGTGCATTACTGGCCCGGTTCCAGCTGAAAACCCGGAACCAGACTGAAATCAGTCAGTTCTCACTCGGCGACActgtaaaagaaaaattgcttgAAAGGGGCAAGGAAAAGTCCTAAAGGCCCTTCATTCCATTTTGCGTCGATTCCAAAATCGACTGGTCGAGTTCCCGATCCCAATAAGCACATGTCGGTTCTCAATTCGTGCATTATTGGCTCGGTTCCCGCTAAAAACCCGGAACCAGATTGAAATCAGTCGGTTCTCGCTCGGTGACATTGTGAAAGAAAAGTGCTTGAAAGGGGAAAGGAGAAGTCCTAAAGGCCCGTCATTCCATTTTGTGTCAATTCCAAAATCGACTGGTCGAGTTCCCGATCCCAACAGGCACATGTCGGTTCTCAATTTCAGATCAATAAGCGATCAAATTGGAAATCGGAAATCCTTATGCATCAGCGTGGGATATGCTCATTGGACCCCAAAAGGACACTTTGGACAATGCCTACGATATTTACGActgccattttttctttttcgggcaCACAAACATGCGTTTTAAACCAAAACATGTGTTGGTCATTACTCATTGGATTTAGTCAACAAAGACGTGTGACTTCCAAAAATGTTGCCGCCGACACACAGGCCGCACGTGATCACGACTAACTATAGCACgagaatatctctctctctctctctctctctggacaGGAAAATGCAGGACACCTAGAAAGTGCGCGGGAGTTCAAAGTTGAATTTGCTAAAGATGTCTCTGCACTTCAAAGTTGAATTTTCGTTGAAGCTCTGTCGAGTTGTGGATGGTTCATGTGAAGGACAGATCTCTCTATCATGATCGCCAGAGGAGACCAAGCATGCGATTTCATCTAAATTACAACTTATCTTACGATTCGAATCGAGTATGATTTCAAAATTCATGTATCCGGAGTGTTGACTTTCTCGTCGAGCAATCAACATGGATCTTGTTAACGAGTCTCTCGAAACACTCGTGACATAATTCGATTTTCAAGGTACTAATCGTGTATACACATGAGGGCAACGAGGAGGAAATTGTCCAgaaggtcctaaacctattgtacttatgcaaatttagttctaaactttttgacgatttgtcggTTCCGTCCGGAACCTTCCGATTATATCGATTTAGTCCGAAACCTTCTGATGATTTGctaaaagagtcctaaaccttttaccgAATTGCCAACTTAGTCCTTCCTACTCTAAtgataagtttaggactaaaaaaatggaaaaatttcaaaagatttaggactaaattaataaattttcaaaatattcaggaCTAAATTCacacaattgaaagttttaagactaaattgacaaattgtaaaaaaagagattaaatttgcacaattataaggtttaggattgaattagtacacGTGTAATaactttatgatttttttggtaattttatctGATGACGAAATTTAGATAATCGATTGCTTAACGAGAATCTCGAGTGCCACCCTCAACACTTGGATTTCTCATCGCGGAAGTTTACAAGaaacttcttcttttcctcgaAAGGGATATTCCAGATTCATCCGCCCCGCCCTAGCGTCAGCAACCGGCTCAGTCTCTGCACgttcatattgaattttgttttgtcatcGCTCTAAAAACTTCCGagagggaaaggaaaggcttGGTTTTGTCTGCATGTGGCCATTCCTAGTTTTGCCTCCATAAATACGACACCCCTCCATCTTCCTTCACCTCTAAAGGGTAAAGAACCCCCCTCCTCATCGGAAACCCATTGCCGCCACCTTTTCTCCGCCCGTTCCGTCGTCCCTCCCTCCCGCCCGCCTCCGTGCCCGTGCGCGTCTTTAACCGACTTCGGGAGAGAGCCGGGGAGATGTCAGGGGACGCGGTGGAAGAATCCCGGGGGGACGAAACCCGACGATCCGAGACGGCTTCTCCTTCGCCACCCCCGCTGCTCATCAACGGGAAGCAGCTCTCGCGCCACAAGTTGAGCAGATACGACTCGCTAGACGTCGAGTCCGCCAAGTGCGCGGGTCATCATCCTCATGGCTCCAAGCAAGTAAGTAGGGATTTAAAATTCCAGAGCATCGACCAATCTCCCTTGGCAGTTTTATGAAACAGTTTAGTGAGAATGGAAATGCGATGTCTCGTTGTTCGAAGGCGGTGGAGTGGCGGGTGATCCTGACCCTGGCGTTCCAGAGCATCGGGATCGTGTACGGGGACATCGGCACGTCCCCGCTCTACGTGTACCGGAGCACCTTCGCCGGGGGGATCAAGCACAACGACGACGTCCTGGGCGTCCTCTCCCTCATCCTCTACACCATAACCTTGATCCCTCTCCTCAAGTACGTCTTCATCGTCCTGCGCGCCACCGACAACGGGGACGGTAAGTGAAAACCCTACCCATATTTGCCTACGCACATTTTCGTTGGAACCACCATTTACATGAGTACCCAGAAGCGAAAAGTATAGAATAGTGTCTGCGATATCTActgtttttcatttaaaatgGGTACCCATTTTGGAATTTCCATAATTGGTTTTGTCATAAGAATTGCAGTAGGTTACGTTGATGAGTGGAGTTAGATCAGATCATGTCGCAAGTCCAATTTTCTAAGCACGATTGGTTATCAGACATAGTATTATCCTCTgtgaattaaataataaataaggtCAACTCATGCTCTAAAATCACTGCACACGATCTGACTATATTGTCAAAGTGATGGGGATTCCCTTATGTGTCAAAATGGGATCATCTGGTTCTGGGTCGGTGGCATTGATAAGTGATGACGCATTAGGAGAACACAACCTGCATGGCACGTGGCCTTCCTTCTGTCGAGGCACACACGTGTTATGAGTTTCTTGAATTCAAGGTTTTATTTAGTTCAAGATTCTTTAGCCAAAACAAGGGTCTGCACTTTCCGACCGATCTTTTTATTTATCTAgggttcttttcctttcattaaAAACATGGTCTAGGGTTATGTCATCAGAGGCTTCCACTAGTGGAATTCTTGACCAGATCAGTGAGAGATCTTCGTGCACGCGAAGGAGACCAAATCTCACCTCCCCTGATGTTGTCGTAAGCCTGCATGCTCCAGTTGACCCTGATTCTTTTGCCCCAGCTAGAGATTTTGTCCAAATGAAGTTACAAACTCGTGACACTAATTCAGCATAATTACTGGAGTGTGACATGGCCGCCGAGACGACATGTCACAAGcatttaaatattatatatgTTCGCACGTAACCTGTTATGAATACAATGTTGATAGATAATTTCCTTACGGTTGTTAACTACGTCTGTTAAGGAAATTTGAAAACGCCTACCCCAATCGCTCTGGTCAAAGCACATAGCAGATACATGCCCGTCTTAGTACTTGGATGAATCAAACTCTTTGTTAAACTTTCCGGTTCGCCGGAACTCTTTCCGGTTGTCGGACAGCGAATCTTATACATATGGGCCACTCTTCTAGGGTTTCGTGGACAAGATAGCTGAGCGCACTCAAAACAAAGAAGCAAAGCCTATCTCGTATGATTGAGCAAGCAGGCTGAAAACTTCCGGGTTCATCCGGTGAGGACTTCAGCTAGTTAAGGTCCTACGTGGGGGCCGTCCTTTTGGTGTCGATCTCAAGAAAAACAGACCTATATGACCCCAAGAAGTCTTCGAGCAGTAGGCGTCCCTCGTgattgggaaaagaaaatgatggttTTTAAGCATGTAACCCCCCTTTCCTCTCTACCGTCCCTACTTCATAAAGTCGTCCCAGTGGAAAATAAAGCTGGTGGAATGCGACAATCATGGGTCATCTGCATCGCCTGTTAGAAGTCTGGCAAGTTGTGTTTTTCAAGAGCAATCCATAGTAATGGTCTTCGAAGTGATGCTGCCATTGGAATTTAGTGAAGAGATGAACAGTTGTTGACTGGTCGGTATCGATGAGATTCATCAACTAGGTCGAGCGACTTTTGTCTGGCTTTTGCGATTGGTAAGCCCTGTCGAATTAGACAAAAAGCGTGACGTATGGACAGATAGATGCACGCCGAAAAATGGCACTGATTTCAAAGTTTGGCTTCGGCGATGTTCGTGTTCAACTGAGGGAGGTCTTTGCCTTTGTCGAAGCAATGACTCTTCTCATGTTCAACCGAGGGAGAGTTCATTTGCATTGGCTAGCCAGTCCTCTATTACAGCGGTGCATGGAAGCAgataaaatatgaaaactaCATGAATATTGAATAGGATGATGTCGAACTGTTGTTCTGTTATAATTCAGGAATAGCGACgcatgaagaaaaagaaacaatttattaCTCCTGCTATATCAACAGTCAATCTTGCCAGCATATGCTGATTACTCATTGTCAACTCAATATAATGATTCTAATAATTGGAATAAGCAAGAATTTAATAACGATGCCTTGGTTTTTAGTTGATCAAGCAAAAACTATAATATCTTCTCTCCAATGGACAtggatttaattattttgtgtTTCTTTGTCCAATTTTTCAGGAGGGACATTCGCGTTGTACTCGTTGATATGCCGATATGCAAGAGTAGGGTTGATCCCGAGCCAACAACCGGAAGATCAAGATGTATCTAATTTCCAGCTAGAGCTGCCGAGCAATCGCCTGCTTAGGGCATCGAGGCTCAAGTCTAAGCTCGAGAAGAGCCAGTTCGCCAAGTTCTTCTTGCTCTTTGCCACCATGCTTGGCACTTCCATGGTCATTGGTGATGGTGTGCTCACTCCTTGCATCTCCGGTACGCACCTCTAGTCATTGCCGTCTccaattatttttcccttttaccaGAGCAATTAGGTAGTACACTTCTTATTTGGATTTGCGTGATGAAATGCTATATGTGCAAGAGGTTAATCGGTTGCGTTATGGTGGCATTCGTGGATTAAACAATGGTTAGCTTATAGAAGCGTGCTCGAAGCACGAGATGATGGATTCGTTCTAAAGTCCCATAAAGCCACTCCGAAATTTAGAGCACATTAACATTGATTGATCAAAAGACCAAGCTTGGGTGGCTCCAAGCCGGCCTACATAACATGGTCAGGTTCAAGACAAAATCTATATGTCTAGACCCGCCTAATTTGTGCTTCGGGCCCATTGATTTGGATGGGTTAGCGGGTAGTCTGACCTATGATCCAATTTACACACCACATCATttaagacccaaaaaaaattcaaaggcgGTAGGCAAGAGCAAGTACAATAATCATACATTTCTTTCATTATTTTGGgttcaattattttttgctctgCCATTTTCTTAAACTATATTGAGGAGATGCGTTTCCCATTTCGGACGGTGCACCTAATTTATGGGGTCTTTAGATAAATGCCAGTGTCGGGGTGCCACGACTTTCCTTACCCTAGATTCTAATCATGATGCTACATGATTAAAGTTGTTAATGTCTCATCAAGCAATCTTGCAACGTTTTGACTTGCGATCCCATGTGTCTTTTGGGCAGTTCTGTCAGCCGTTGGAGGGATCAAGCAAGCTACTTCTGCAGTGACAGAAGGTATTATTTATAGTCTCATTATCGCATCGGCCACATTAATCTGTCTACGTGTTTCCATTATTCAATGGCACACTTGATGCTCTGAATCCCGTGCACCACGAGATAACTTAAACAAATTCATGTCCGAAAGCAGATCTCGACCCTCATCTTCTTATCTTATTTGTACTGTGGAAAAGGGGGTCCATGCAACAAGGCGAAATCGCGAGATAATTAAGAAATAAGTGAGAAATAGAGAACGTGACCTCTAGGATTCACGGTCCTAGTATCGGTATTCACCCTATGGTTAACGTGTGCCGACTATGAATTCACTAGCTTAAATCAACGAAGCTCTCGCACCCAAGTCCTGAAATACACTGCTCCTCATTTGTGTTTCGCTCAAATTTTAGTGCTTTCCTCGCAAAAGTTTAAGAGAAAAGACCCTAGCAACAATTTCAAGAGGCTCTAATGTGTAATACCCTGAAAATAGGTAAAAATTGAACTCGTTTTCGGGATCCCACGGGGTCAcccgatttttctttctttcctaaaaCTCAGACACCTTCGTGTTTTGCAGATATGATAGTATGGATTTCGGTGGCAATACTGGTGTGCCTGTTCTCGGTCCAAAGGTTCGGAACCGACAAGGTAGGATACAGCTTTGCTCCGATCATATGTGTTTGGTTTGCATTTATCGGCACAATCGGTCTCTATAATTTCGTCAAATACGATCCGGGAGTCATCAAAGCCATCAATCCGATTTACATTGTGGATTACTTTCGGAGGAACAAAAAGGAAGGATGGATCTCTCTCGGTGGCATTGTCCTTGCCATAACAGGTGCGATCGGATTGCTTTTCTCCTTTACGTATTGGCCGAATCATTTAAGCTCAGTTAGGTGTGTAACATCCATATAATCGATTTGctccaaaaaaacaaattttttttgcaggaaCGGAGGCTTTATTTGCCGATGTTGGGCACTTCACGGTCCGCTCGATACAGATAAGCATGTGTACCGTGACATACCCTTCACTCATATTGGCTTACGCTGGACAGGCCTCATTTCTCCGCAAGCATAATAGTCTTGTCAGCGACGCATTCTTCCAATCTGTACCTGGTGAATATCTTCTGACCTTTATATACACACTAATTCTTTGAGATTAGTTACAACAAAGGATGACATCCTTTTGAAGTTGTTCGTCTTCATTTAGATATTGAAAGATACCGACAACTTCCTATCATGCAGGGCCTTTATATTGGCCAATGTTCGTGATCGCAGTAATGGCTGCGATCATCGCGAGCCAAGCTATGATCTCGGGGACGTTTTCGATCATCCAACAATCGCTCTCGCTCGGGTGTTTTCCTCGCGTGAAAATTGTGCATACGTCATCGAAATATGAAGGACAAGTTTACATACCAGAGATTAATTATCTCCTTATGTTGGCATGTGTTGCGATCACTCTTGGCTTCAGGACTACTGAGAAAATAGGCAATGCCTATGGTAAGTCATTGGTTCTTCCACTTTTGCtaacccttttatttttttcacttcgcCTCACAAAATCAATTCTGATCGCGACAAATGTCGCGTCTTCATCTATCTGTAATTTCACCATTTTAGGCATTTCATGATGCATGATTCATATGACCGATCTTATTTATCTGTGTGAGGGACTAAGTATATATGAATATATGTTTCATGCAGGCATAGCGGTGGTCTTTGTGATGACCCTCACATCTGCATTTCTGGTGCTCATCATGATCATGATATGGAAATGGAACATCTTCGTCGTCATCACTTACATTCTAGTTGTGGGCACTGTGGAGCTTCTCTACTTGAGCTCAGTCCTCTACAAATTCTACCGAGGAGGATACCTTCCATTGGCCTTTGCCGCCCTCCTTATGACCATAATGTACGTGTGGAACGACGTGTACCGGCGCAAGTACTACTATGAGCTCGACCACAAGATGTCGCCAGAGAAGCTCAGGGAGATCGCCACTGACCCTGCCGGCCTCTGCCGCATGCCGGGGCTGGCGGTCTTCTACTCGGAGCTCGTCCAAGGGATCCCGCCGATTTTCAAGCACTATGTGGAGAACGTGCCCGCGGTCCACTCGGTCCTCGTCTTCGTCTCGATAAAGTCGCTCCCGATAAGCAAAGTCTCGTCAGAAGAGCGGTTCCTGTTCTGCCGAGTCGAGCCGAAGGAGCTCAATGTGTTCCGGTGCATCGTGAGGTACGGGTACACCGACTCACGGAACGAGCACGACGAGCCGTTCGAGTGGCTCCTATTTCAAAGGCTCAAGGAGTTTGTGGTGGAAGAGAATTGGACTATGACCCATCAAGTGAGGTTACCCATGGGCAATGATGATGACGAGCAATTGGTTGACGGGTTAGAGAGTGAAGAGAGTTGTAAGAATGTGGTCAAACAAGAGGTCGATGATGAAGCTGATGATAATTGTAATCATAAGGCACAAGAGGcattggagagagagattagtgTGCTGGATAGGGCGTGGCGTGCGGGTGTGGTTCACCTAATTGGTGAGAATGAGGTGGTGGCAGGGAAAGGGGCTAGCTTGGGGAAAAGGGTCTTGATCGACCATGCTTACAACTTCTTGAAGAAGAACTTGAGGCAGAGTGACAAGATCTTCGACATTCCCCACAAGCGAATGTTGAAGGTTGGGATGACTTATGaactttagggaaaaaaaagttagatATGTCATATTGTGAATAAAAAGATATTACTAATCATGATCAAGGGTTGAATCATTGTTATTATGGTCGAGAATCACACGATGTAAAGCTGGTCTTTAGAGGGCCCAATGTGTAAAGGGGGTAACAAGGATGAATCCCTTATCTAGTGACAAGTGGTATTGATCATGCAATGCGATCTTCAGTAATTTATATTCCTCATGTCGTGTATGCGTacttctaattcatttttggcGTTCTTTTCTCTCGACTCTTGTAATCTACAAACTCCAACAGTGGAAGAATGTTGTGGTGAGACATGAAAATCTCGTATAAAGATGTACTTAATACATGAATATTGTCTATTGGACTCATATGGTACTTCAGTTAATGAAAGTGGGTAAAGCTTTTGTGATCATGAAACTGTAGCCATCCAATGGAGATTGATCTGAACAAGAACAACCTCATGTTTGTGTCATAAAGGTCTTGACCATCCGTCAAACGATTCGTCTATCAGCTATTGTTAGGAAGCGCACAACCATAACCAAATAGAGTGaaagcgagaaaaaaaaaatagagacaaaatttatcttgattcaTTCTTAAATTAGGAAAACATTAGCAAGGGCTTCCACTATAAGTAGCACAACTCACCTCTCTATTATATCATTCAATTACATGCAAacaagagtatatatagcagtaatTACTCATGGACTCAAGCctaaactaccaataaaatatggGCTCCAACTAAAATAGCGAAACCCTTGTACTTTTCTATCGATtggaagtatgaaccacataTCAATATTCTCCCACTTGATAAATACTTCACATGCTTCTATAAACCCAATACAAATGTACACCATTCAAACTTTTCTGCATTCATTgccttgataaaaaaaaatctacagtATTCACATGTGTGTCAACTTTCTCCAACAAGACAACTTTCTCTTTCACTATCTTGGATAAAGAGATATTGTATGTCGATGTGCATTGTTCTTGTATGAAATCCAAGATTTTTAGACAAGAATGTAGCATCCTAGCTATCACACCCAATCTTCGCACCACCTTGTGTAAGACCAAGTTATTTACACAATCTACGCATCAAGATCACTTCCTTAGCAgcatgagtaagagccatgTACCCTGTTTTCGTAGTGGATAAAGCAACCGTACTCTACATCATGCTCATCCAACTCATTACTCCACCAAATAAGGAAACATACAACATATCCTTTGGTTGACCTCCTACTATCAATGTCACATCCTCAATCAGCATTAACAAAACATTTTAGTTCTAATTGTTGTCCCTTTGAGCTTTTTATGCCTTTATAACATAACTCAAAGTCGGATATACCGCGAAGATAACGAAGCGCTTGCTTTCTACCATCCAATGCTCTTTCCCCAAATTAGACATATATCTACTTAATACTCCCACTGTTTGAGCAATATCCGGATGAATACACACCATGGCATACATCAAGCTCCCTATTGCACTTGCATATGTGATTGTTGCCATGTCTTCAGCTTCCTCATCGGTCTTGGGACACCGGCGCGTGGATAACTTGGAACTTGTGGACGTGGAGGTCTTCACGGGTTTAGAGTCTGTCAAGTTGAACCTGTTCAATACATTTTCAACATATTTCTTCCGATTGAGCCACAACTTCCCATTATATCATGTTCTTCATATAGCACACGGTAGTCAATGCTTCCGCATAAAATTCAGTTACTAAACCTGCACCACTCAACATACTCCTTGCCTTCTTTATGAGAAATTGATTAAGTCTCTCTGCCTCTCTATTCTTCCGAGGTGAATAGGGCATTGTCTTCTGCCTTGTAATGCCACTAGTCACATAATAAACATAATTCTCCTCTGTTGTTAGTCTTCAAAACTTTGATTTTCCTATCATACTAATTTTTACCTAAGCTTTGAACTCGTGAAGCTTTTCAAACACATGATCTTTCGTCTGCAAGAAATATATCCATACATATATggtaaaatcatcaataaaagaaacataatATCATGATTTTTTGAATGATGCCACAGGTGTAGGACCAAAGACGTCATTATGGATCGGATCTAGAAtctcttttgctctctctcctATGGATGGAAAAGACAcccaattttaattttcatttagaaAATGTTCACCAAATCCGAAACCCataaaatagtttgggattCTATCCACCATCTTCTTTGATGTTAGGGTCACTTGCCATTTCTCACCGATATGACCCAGTCTTCGATGCCACAACATGTAGAGATCTTCTTCCACCTGTTCAAAGATGTAACTCTCACAACTAATCGCTATGCTTCCCAAAAACTTATACAATTTTCCATCACATTTGCCTTTGGCTATCATTATAGATCCATGGGTTAGTATGCATGAATATTTGTTGTTGGTGAAAGTAATGCCAACATATGCCATAGTTccaatagaaataagaatactGGTAAGACCAGAGATATGCATCACATCCAGAAGATTCTTGATTGTCCCATCTTTCATCTCCAGCTTTACCTCTCTGCGATCAACAATATCAAGCGTTTTATCTTGGGCTGAGTTCCAGGATGGGTGGTTGCTATCCTAGAAACGAGAACCACCCATTAGGGGCCGGTTCCACAAAATAAGAACCGTTAACTACACGCTCGTTCCATGGACCCACCCGAGAACAGAACCATCGGTCCGGTCTGGTTTGTGGGCGGGTCCATGGAACCGGTACTACCGAGTACCAACATCAATTAAATGGGACTAGCCCATCATATGGTATAGGGAGCAATGCTATAAATTTCCATTTTATGCTTCTTTATAGGCGGAAAAAGGAGAACTGTGAAAGTGTTTATGTTGTTATACCGGTGCGTCACTGGTTGGGTTGGCTACTTTCACGGGTTCCAGAACACT contains:
- the LOC115750232 gene encoding potassium transporter 5-like; this translates as MSGDAVEESRGDETRRSETASPSPPPLLINGKQLSRHKLSRYDSLDVESAKCAGHHPHGSKQAVEWRVILTLAFQSIGIVYGDIGTSPLYVYRSTFAGGIKHNDDVLGVLSLILYTITLIPLLKYVFIVLRATDNGDGGTFALYSLICRYARVGLIPSQQPEDQDVSNFQLELPSNRLLRASRLKSKLEKSQFAKFFLLFATMLGTSMVIGDGVLTPCISVLSAVGGIKQATSAVTEDMIVWISVAILVCLFSVQRFGTDKVGYSFAPIICVWFAFIGTIGLYNFVKYDPGVIKAINPIYIVDYFRRNKKEGWISLGGIVLAITGTEALFADVGHFTVRSIQISMCTVTYPSLILAYAGQASFLRKHNSLVSDAFFQSVPGPLYWPMFVIAVMAAIIASQAMISGTFSIIQQSLSLGCFPRVKIVHTSSKYEGQVYIPEINYLLMLACVAITLGFRTTEKIGNAYGIAVVFVMTLTSAFLVLIMIMIWKWNIFVVITYILVVGTVELLYLSSVLYKFYRGGYLPLAFAALLMTIMYVWNDVYRRKYYYELDHKMSPEKLREIATDPAGLCRMPGLAVFYSELVQGIPPIFKHYVENVPAVHSVLVFVSIKSLPISKVSSEERFLFCRVEPKELNVFRCIVRYGYTDSRNEHDEPFEWLLFQRLKEFVVEENWTMTHQVRLPMGNDDDEQLVDGLESEESCKNVVKQEVDDEADDNCNHKAQEALEREISVLDRAWRAGVVHLIGENEVVAGKGASLGKRVLIDHAYNFLKKNLRQSDKIFDIPHKRMLKVGMTYEL